A region of the Pricia mediterranea genome:
AAGATTCCGTTATTACTTATGAGGAGTATTCGGGTCCGGAACCCACAGAACCTGAAGGTACCGAATATTACGAGCCAAAAGTTCCCAAAGTACAACCCGGGGAAGAATATGGTGATCCGCCGAGTGACGCCATTGTCCTTTTTGACGGTACAGACCTTGACAAATGGATCAGTACAAAAGACAGCACCGCCGCCAAATGGCACTTGAACAATGACGGTAGTATGACCGTGTCCGATAAGACCGGCGACATTCAGACCAAGCAGGAATTCGGTGACATGCAACTCCATATCGAATGGAAATCGCCTCTGCCGGTGCAGCGCGAGGGACAGAACCGGGGCAACAGCGGTATTTTTCTCAACGGAATCTATGAAATCCAAATTTTAGACCAAAATGACAATCCTACCTACGTTAACGGACAGGTCGGGTCGATATACAAACAAGGTGCGCCCCTTGCCATGGCGTCACGGCCGACGGGAGAATGGAACAGCTACGACATCATCTACCACGCGCCGGAATTCAACTCAGATGGCGGTAAAATTAAATCGGGTACGGTGACGGTCATTCAAAACGGCATCGTAATCCAAGACCATACTGAAATTAAAGGCACCACCCCGTATATCGGATGGCCAAAAAATCCGGCACACGGCAAAGGGCCTTTAAGACTCCAAGATCACGGCGACGACAGCCGGGTCAGTTTTCGAAATATTTGGGTACGGGAGCTTTGAAAAAAGCAGGGGCATCCTCAGCTCGGGTTGGCTCTGACCATGCGGGCTTCACCTGAATTTTGTGAGAGGGTCCGAACTACTTTCCTTAACTTCATTATATTTGTCAGAACCCAACAAAATCCTATGATTCAATCCATGACCGGATTTGGGAAGCACGTGATACAGCTTCCCTCAAAAAAAATTAGCGTAGAGCTCAAATCCCTGAACAGTAAAAGTCTGGACCTGAATGCACGGATGCCCTCGTCCTATCGCGAAAAGGAACTGGAACTGAGAAAGACGATCGCCGGCGCCCTTAAAAGGGGTAAGGTTGATTTCAGTCTC
Encoded here:
- a CDS encoding 3-keto-disaccharide hydrolase, with the translated sequence MNKFYIMGVFTSALMLSCQEKVEVDPMEKTGNNEDSVITYEEYSGPEPTEPEGTEYYEPKVPKVQPGEEYGDPPSDAIVLFDGTDLDKWISTKDSTAAKWHLNNDGSMTVSDKTGDIQTKQEFGDMQLHIEWKSPLPVQREGQNRGNSGIFLNGIYEIQILDQNDNPTYVNGQVGSIYKQGAPLAMASRPTGEWNSYDIIYHAPEFNSDGGKIKSGTVTVIQNGIVIQDHTEIKGTTPYIGWPKNPAHGKGPLRLQDHGDDSRVSFRNIWVREL